One region of Seriola aureovittata isolate HTS-2021-v1 ecotype China chromosome 15, ASM2101889v1, whole genome shotgun sequence genomic DNA includes:
- the LOC130182205 gene encoding pannexin-3-like isoform X2 — protein MSIAQAAAKAMLSDALLQDGPGINRINHLELELPLDKVIKFVSVGLPLLLVCMAFAREISLGPQISCFPPSNFTIKQASYVDTYCWDSLMHHEFDSDGNFEERSLWVHKMFPYSLLAMAVLMYLPALIWRQLVMPSLGSDLLFVIDELDKSYNRSIRLAQSILDMRQTTKNPLTFQAELQRAKKKRYFEYPLLERYMQCKQNSYFLVSMLFLRGFLLLTFMTAACLYLAYFHLSAFLQDEFSCFVRTGMLRDQNWVPELVQCKMIGQLVFQVISVANGAIYVLLAPIVLFSLIRLFVWDTTFISVYDVLPALDLLNRRRLGCPLNDLNVLLLFLRANVAHLKSYGNVRALCSLAPPQVGNTTAGQGLNAMLTQEEMEEREEAAMELAEEVEEAKEEGKLNLVDIMTILGAAQGRVVNCSEKRPLVEQNMSLEPNHQGYHELKETAPFSHY, from the exons ATGTCCATCGCCCAGGCGGCGGCCAAGGCCATGCTATCTGATGCCCTGCTGCAGGACGGCCCCGGGATAAACCGGATCAACCACCTGGAGCTGGAGCTTCCTCTGGACAAGGTCATCAAATTTGTGTCTGTCGGGCTTCCACTGCTGCTGGTGTGCATGGCGTTTGCCCGCGAGATCTCCCTGG GgcctcagatcagctgtttcccTCCCAGCAATTTCACTATTAAGCAGGCCAGCTACGTTGACACATACTGCTGGGACTCTCTCATGCATCACGAATTTGACAGCGATGGGAACTTTGAGGAGCGCTCTCTCTGGGTTCACAAA ATGTTCCCTTACTCTCTCCTGGCCATGGCGGTGCTGATGTACCTGCCAGCTCTGATCTGGCGCCAGCTCGTGATGCCCTCACTGGGCTCAGACCTGCTCTTCGTAATCGACGAACTAGATAAGTCATACAACCGCTCGATCCGACTGGCCCAGAGCATTCTCGATATGCGCCAGACCACTAAGAACCCGCTCACATTTcaggctgagctgcagag GGCAAAGAAGAAGCGATACTTTGAGTACCCTCTGCTGGAGCGATACATGCAGTGCAAACAGAACTCCTACTTCCTTGTTAGCATGCTTTTCTTACGTGGCTTCCTCCTCCTGACCTTCATGACCGCTGCCTGTCTCTACCTGGCCTACTTCCACCTCTCGGCCTTCCTGCAGGATGAGTTCAGCTGCTTTGTCCGCACCGGCATGCTGCGCGATCAGAACTGGGTTCCTGAGCTGGTTCAGTGTAAAATGATTGGTCAGTTGGTGTTTCAGGTGATAAGCGTGGCCAACGGCGCAATCTACGTCCTGTTGGCCCCCATTGTTCTTTTCAGCCTGATTCGGCTCTTTGTTTGGGACACCACCTTCATCTCCGTCTATGATGTCCTCCCAGCTCTGGATCTCCTCAACCGCCGCAGGCTCGGCTGCCCGCTAAATGACCTCAATGTCCTTCTGCTGTTCTTGCGTGCCAACGTAGCGCACTTAAAGTCCTACGGAAACGTGAGGGCGTTGTGCTCGCTGGCGCCGCCACAGGTAGGCAACACCACTGCAGGGCAAGGCTTAAACGCAATGCTGACCcaagaagagatggaggagcgGGAAGAGGCTGCGATGGAGCTggcggaggaggtggaggaggccaAGGAGGAAGGGAAGCTCAACTTAGTGGATATCATGACCATTCTGGGAGCAGCACAGGGAAGAGTGGTGAACTGCAGTGAGAAGAGGCCTCTGGTGGAGCAGAATATGAGTCTGG AGCCAAACCACCAGGGGTACCATGAGTTGAAGGAGACAGCACCCTTTAGTCATTACTAG